Below is a genomic region from Flavobacteriales bacterium.
TCAAACACAAATCCATCCTTGTTCGGTCGGTCCTTGGCGCTGTTGCGGTCGATGACAAAAAACTCTGCATTCCCGAATTTGAAGGAATGGAAGATGCCCTCGCTGGTATCGGGCAGCGGATAATGCGGAAACAGCTCATCGTACCCTTTGATGGTGTTTCTGCGCCAGAATGCTGGGAATTCTGGTGCCACCATTTCATTGATCACGCGGCCGTGTTCCTTGTGTGCGTGCCAGTCGTTCTTGCAGTAACGGCCACCGCTTCCGCCCACGTAGTCATTATCATCATATACGTAGTCGATGGGAACGGTGCGGAGCATGTATTTCATCTCCTTCTCATCGTAGCGCCTGCGGTAGCTGTAGGTCATGCCGTCCCACGTGGAGGAATAATCAGGTGCTATCTGATAATCGGGATAAGTGTAATCGCCTGTGTGCATGAGGAAATATGGGTCGTGCAGCGGGATCACGTCAAACACCTTCATGTTCTCGGTTTCCTGGCAAGAGCCTGTGACAAACGTGTATTCTCCTTTCTTTCCTTCGGTTGGGAATGTGCGGAACCAGCCGTTGATCGTATCCAGTTCCTGCCCCACGAAAATGCGGTAGAAGTATTTCGTGTTGGGACTGAGGCGGTCCAAGGTCAGAATCACCGAACTGTCCTTTTCCACTTCCGGGCGACCCAAATAGACCTGCACGGGCTGGTAACTTGTATCGTGCGCCACATGCAGCGTTATGATGGCATCAGGAACCGTGGTTCGCAGGTACATGCGTGCCGAACTATCGGTCAGAGCACCAATTACAGGTCCGTGCGTGATGTACTGGGCATGGGCCGCGAATGAAAAAGCAAGAAGTATGAGAACGGAAATGATCCGATTCATGCCGTTAGGCCTCGCCTTTCCAAGGCCCCGTTATGGCAAAGGTGAGACCTTCATGTTGCAAGTTCACAAACATGGTTTTCCCTGATGGCGAGAAACAGATTCCTGTGAACTCACCCACAGGTTTTACCGAATGTGCGAATGTAAATATCTCGCCTTTGGGACTGACCCCACGCAGGTAGGCATCAGTGTCATCCTCGCAGAGCATTACATCGCCCCAAGGCGCAATGGTCAGGTTGTCGCAGTACTTCATAATGTCCACATCGTTCGGCTCGATAAACAGTTCCAAACTGCCGCCATCGGCCTCCGGGGTCAGTTTAAAGACCTGTCCTTTCATCAGGTCGCCACCGTTGGTGCAGGCAAAGTAGATCTCTCCGTTGTCGTACCACATGCCTTCGCCACGGGCGAAAAGTGCGGCACCCGCTTCGTGGCCACGTATGCGGAGGTCATCTTCGGGAGCTTCCACATTATCAAGATCGATCCATTCCACCGCCATTGGGATGTTGGTAAGAATGTCCGGACCGTTCGATTCTGGCCAGTTGCGGGTGTCGAGTTTTGCTTCGCCTTTCACCGCCAGTGCCTGTAATTTTCCTCCAGAATGAAGGTCATCTTTCGTGTTGGGTATAAAGCGGTAAAGAAGGCCGTCCGAGCGGTCTTCGGTCATGTAAAGCATTCCGGCCTTCGGGTCATATGCCACAGCCTCATGGTTGAATCTTCCTGCTTCTTTGATGGGTTTCGGTGCAACGCGCATCGGTTCGGTGGATGCTGGAACCTCGAAAATGTATCCATGTTCCTTTTCCACGTTATCGTCAAAGTCTCCGATCTTGGTCACATCCTCTTCGCAACTGATCCAGCTGCCCCAGGGCATTACGCCTCCCGCGCAGTTGCGGAATGTTCCTGCCAAGCTCAGGAATTCCTTCTCCACCTCTTGCGTGTCTTCATTGAAAACAATGGTGGTTGTTCCTCCCAATCCTGGGAATTCGCCTTTGGCGTAATCGTAAAAGTCTTCTTTCGGGATGGCATTCAGGTTCGCATTCTCTGGGCCGAATGCTCCCAGTTCCTTGTCGGTGGCCACCATCTCATGGTTCTGCACAATGATCACCTTTCCGTCTTCGGAAGTGAACGTTCCCATGCCGTCCTGTTTACCGGGAACGACCAATCCGTCTACCATCGGCTGACCCTGTCTTGAAATGATCTTGTATTTGAAGCCTTCCGGGAGGTCGAGTACACCGTTCGGATCTGCCACAAGCGGACCATAGCCGCTCACAGCCTCTGCCGCTGCTTCGCCCGTTGTGGCCCGATTACCGCAGGCATACAATTTCAGGCCTACAAAGCCAATTCCGATAAAACCCGTAGTGCGGATGAAATCTCTTCTACTTCTCATAATGCTCTCTTAGGACACGCAAGTTACAATCGTGTCAATTAATCGCGCATCGCGCTGAAGGTTCTTAACGGAAAGTTTGCATTCGGTCGATAAAACCACGTTTTCGACCAGCGACACGACCTTTTGCAACGTGTTCGCGTAAACTTCAATAAAGGTCGATGATGGAGATACGGGGAGCAATAGAGATTTCAAAACCACTTGATGAGGTATGGGATCTGTTGGCCAACAGGTTCTGCGAAGTACATCTGTGGCGAAGTGACGTGGAGCGTTCGCACATGGTCGGCAAGACCAAACTGCTGAACTTGACCTACGCAGGCCGAGTCTTGGAAACGGGCTCCGGAAGGGTGGAGGAGATATTGAGTGCGTATGATGCGATGCAGCGCATGCTCTCGTACCGAACCAACGAAGGATTGCCTTTCTACCTGCGCAAAGTATCAACCTTATGGTCGGTATCGCGCACCACGGAAGGAGATACGCATATCACCGTTATTCAGAATCTTAAAGGAGTGTTTCCTTTCAGGTTTTTGCTTTGGTTGAAGCAAAGCACCTTTCGGGAGAAACTGAAAAGACAGCTGGAGGACCTGAAGCGATACTTGGAACGTTAGGCTGCATGCTTGCGCCTTCCCAATTTCCGTTTTTGTAGGATGAACTGATAGCGGAGGTCGTCATAGAACAGGCTGGCAATGAGGATGAACGCGGCCAGCAGCAGCGTGTTCGTTTGCCAGCCCAAACGCGAATAGAAAAAACCACCTACCAGCCCCCCGATAAAGAAGAATGCAATGATATAGATGCGCAACTTGATAGTGGTTTTCAGATGAAGACGATTCGGGTGCGAGCTTGGGAAGAACAGTTGCGAAAGTTCGATGCCGAGGTCGGTAAAGAGTCCCGTAAGGTGCGTGGTCCGAACAATGGCATTGGATATTTTGGTGACATACGCGTTTTGAAGTCCCATGGCAAAAAGCAGCAGACAGGCAATAAGGTCGGGATGCAACAGTCCTTTCCAGTACCCAAGCAGCGCCACGCTTGTCAGAAGAATGGACTCAATGACAGTAGGCAGTGCAAACACGTTCAGCTTCTGGTTTTCCCTGAAAGTCTCTATCAGCAAACCGGCCACGAACGACCCGAGCAGAAACGCAAAGATGTAGAGGAAATAGACCGTGCCTTTCCAAAACTGGAAGTTGGAAAGGTCGTTGATGAACAGCGCAAAATGTCCCGTAACGTTGGTGGTCAGCTGCCCGATGGCGAGGAAGCCCGTCACGTTCACAGTTCCTGCCACAAACGAAAGCACAATGGCAATCTGGAGGTTGTGTTTTTGGGTTCTGCTTTTACCTTGATGGCGGAACATGGTTGCTTCGGTTGGCCAAAGCTACTGTTTCCATCCAGCACATGTTATGACATTCGATCTGACCGATCGACCATTTTCAACAGGAACCATCAACCGAAGGTTCTTTTTCTGAATTACGTTGGGAGGTAATGGCGCTGACGCTGGCATTGCAAAACAAATACACATCTACGAAGCCAAATAGTGCAAGGGGTCTGATGTAATTACTTGGCGTAGAAGTATGAGGTCTGGTTCTCCTTATCATCGTACGTTACCATATCTCTGTATCTATTGGAACACATGTAAGCCAATAGGCCGAAATCACCAGAACAGCACGCGGTGTGCGTCAGCAGAATCGCAAGGACCGAGAACTGCCATAGGCCCGAGACCAGAAAATAAGCGATGAGGAGTGAAACTGTGATCACCACGAACGGGGCCAGCGCAACAACCCGGAACGATCGAAAATCGGCAACAAACCGATCGGCAATGGCCATGAAGTAGAATTTACGAAGGTTGGCGTCATAGCTTGTGTGTTCAGCACCAAC
It encodes:
- a CDS encoding DUF1275 domain-containing protein → MFRHQGKSRTQKHNLQIAIVLSFVAGTVNVTGFLAIGQLTTNVTGHFALFINDLSNFQFWKGTVYFLYIFAFLLGSFVAGLLIETFRENQKLNVFALPTVIESILLTSVALLGYWKGLLHPDLIACLLLFAMGLQNAYVTKISNAIVRTTHLTGLFTDLGIELSQLFFPSSHPNRLHLKTTIKLRIYIIAFFFIGGLVGGFFYSRLGWQTNTLLLAAFILIASLFYDDLRYQFILQKRKLGRRKHAA
- a CDS encoding DUF3267 domain-containing protein: MKLTPEELEAQGYRLVDRLNHQEIVPFVQKGLKLKNRYSRAYVLLNLLIIAVIGLQLFLAWMSGTVLISDALTWTSYGVAMAFGLIPLHEYIHVLAYRYVGAEHTSYDANLRKFYFMAIADRFVADFRSFRVVALAPFVVITVSLLIAYFLVSGLWQFSVLAILLTHTACCSGDFGLLAYMCSNRYRDMVTYDDKENQTSYFYAK
- a CDS encoding DUF839 domain-containing protein yields the protein MRSRRDFIRTTGFIGIGFVGLKLYACGNRATTGEAAAEAVSGYGPLVADPNGVLDLPEGFKYKIISRQGQPMVDGLVVPGKQDGMGTFTSEDGKVIIVQNHEMVATDKELGAFGPENANLNAIPKEDFYDYAKGEFPGLGGTTTIVFNEDTQEVEKEFLSLAGTFRNCAGGVMPWGSWISCEEDVTKIGDFDDNVEKEHGYIFEVPASTEPMRVAPKPIKEAGRFNHEAVAYDPKAGMLYMTEDRSDGLLYRFIPNTKDDLHSGGKLQALAVKGEAKLDTRNWPESNGPDILTNIPMAVEWIDLDNVEAPEDDLRIRGHEAGAALFARGEGMWYDNGEIYFACTNGGDLMKGQVFKLTPEADGGSLELFIEPNDVDIMKYCDNLTIAPWGDVMLCEDDTDAYLRGVSPKGEIFTFAHSVKPVGEFTGICFSPSGKTMFVNLQHEGLTFAITGPWKGEA